The window TCGAGCTGGTCGATGCGGGGCGTGTGCACCCGGCCGGGGGACAGCACGTTGACGCGGATGCCGTCGGGGGCGTACTCCTCGGCGAGGTGCTTGCTGAGCGCCCGCACGGCGGGCCGGAAGACGTTGCTGAGCAGCAGGTTGGGGATCGGCTGCTGGACGCTGGAGCTGGCCAGCGTGAGGATCGAGCCGCCCCCCGCGGTGCGGAGGTGCGGGATCGCGAGGCGCACGCTGCGCACGACGCTCTGCAACGTCAGTTGGTAGGCGCGGTCCCACGCCGCTTCGTCGACGCTTTCGAACTGGCCGGGGGGCGGACCGCCGGCGTTGTTCACGAGGACGTCGAGGCCCCCGAGGGCGTCGGTCGCCGCGCGGAACAGCGCCTGGAGGGAGATCGCGTCGGCGACGTCGGCTTCGAAGGCGTGCACGGTCGCGCCGGTGGCCTCCCGGATCGTGCCGGCGGCCTCCTCGGCGCGGGCGGCGTCGCGGCTGCAGAGCGCGACGGTAGCGCCCTCCCGCGCGAGTTCGAGGGCGGTGGCGCGTCCCAGGCCGCTGCTGGCGGCGAGGACGAGGGCGCGTTTGTGGGTCAGACCGAGATCCATGGGGTACCTCCGGGGGCGTCCCGCGGGGCGGGCGTGGGGAAGGCGTGGGGAAGGGCGTGGGAACGAACGGGCGTCAGGCGGGCAGCTCGAC is drawn from Trueperaceae bacterium and contains these coding sequences:
- a CDS encoding SDR family oxidoreductase, which gives rise to MDLGLTHKRALVLAASSGLGRATALELAREGATVALCSRDAARAEEAAGTIREATGATVHAFEADVADAISLQALFRAATDALGGLDVLVNNAGGPPPGQFESVDEAAWDRAYQLTLQSVVRSVRLAIPHLRTAGGGSILTLASSSVQQPIPNLLLSNVFRPAVRALSKHLAEEYAPDGIRVNVLSPGRVHTPRIDQLDAANAERSGRTVEEVRTATVANIPLGRLGEPAEFGRVAAFLSSPAASYVTGEHLLVDGGLIRGM